The proteins below come from a single Dinghuibacter silviterrae genomic window:
- a CDS encoding sensor histidine kinase, with the protein MRSFLVLCVCLFLATAVRAQEVIGITSNQQLLSIGQQTFFLKDLEQRYSDSTIQTATGFEPVGKNIPVFPKSTINNWLRFRVANQTDDHTLYMTAQAPGLPSLMVYKTQGARLVPIFKGGNMYPYGDRPEDAVDFVVDLKLRPGDTATYYLHVVSNHPLVLPLIIGSRVSTDRFSDTNVFIIGAYFGILLVIFFYNLFIYFSVKDRNYLLYIIYVFFLGLAQFSSSGFAFKYLWPDVPGLNRYMVVISSSVVCMVAIVFAMYFLQMRTYARRLMPVNWYFLISYSIAILANLAGINKISYNILDINGLFMAIYVVSASAYIAWKGFKGAIYYLLAWFIFMVGLIFYVLKNYGILPSNIFSNYALYIGSSVEAILLSIALADKINVLTREKEASQAKALEASRENERLVREQNVILEAKVHERTKELEKSNDDLNGALDHLKATQSQLVESEKMASLGVLTAGIAHEINNPINFVKSNIKPLQLDIRDLWEIIGQYENLDLKGDLEDQIAEIDAYKREIDIPYIKTEIGTLLQGIEDGATRTAEIVKGLRTFSRLDETELKKVSLHEGLDSTLVLLKSTTPGNIQVVRHYEAIPNVECFPGKLNQVFMNIMSNALYAMDKKHSGQTEYLTVSTAMYDAEQVQVRIADTGTGMPDEVREKIFDPFFTTKEIGEGTGLGLSIVFSIIEKHKGRIVVHSTLGKGTEFQIILPIVHPVN; encoded by the coding sequence ATGCGTAGCTTTTTGGTGCTTTGCGTGTGCCTCTTCCTGGCGACCGCCGTGCGCGCACAGGAGGTGATCGGCATCACCAGCAACCAGCAATTGTTGTCCATCGGGCAGCAGACGTTTTTCCTAAAGGACCTCGAACAACGCTATTCGGATTCCACGATACAAACCGCGACCGGTTTTGAGCCAGTGGGGAAAAACATCCCGGTATTCCCGAAGTCCACGATCAACAACTGGCTTCGGTTCCGCGTGGCCAACCAGACGGATGACCATACCCTGTATATGACGGCCCAGGCACCCGGTCTTCCGAGCCTGATGGTGTACAAGACGCAAGGGGCGCGCCTGGTACCCATTTTCAAGGGGGGGAACATGTACCCGTACGGCGACCGGCCGGAAGACGCCGTCGACTTTGTCGTGGATCTGAAGCTGCGCCCGGGGGACACGGCCACCTATTACCTGCACGTCGTCAGCAACCACCCCCTGGTCCTGCCGCTGATCATCGGGAGCCGAGTGTCCACCGACCGCTTTTCCGACACGAACGTCTTTATCATCGGCGCGTACTTTGGTATCCTGCTGGTCATCTTTTTCTATAACTTATTTATCTATTTCTCCGTTAAGGACCGAAACTACCTGCTCTACATTATTTATGTCTTTTTCCTGGGGCTGGCCCAGTTCAGCTCCTCCGGTTTTGCCTTTAAATACCTTTGGCCCGACGTCCCCGGGCTCAACCGGTATATGGTGGTCATCAGCTCCAGCGTGGTGTGTATGGTGGCCATCGTTTTTGCGATGTATTTTTTGCAGATGCGGACGTATGCCCGCCGGTTGATGCCGGTGAACTGGTATTTTCTCATCAGCTATTCGATCGCCATCCTGGCCAACCTGGCCGGCATCAACAAGATCAGCTATAACATTTTGGATATAAACGGCCTGTTCATGGCCATCTATGTCGTGTCGGCGTCCGCCTACATCGCCTGGAAGGGATTCAAAGGAGCCATATATTACCTCCTGGCGTGGTTCATATTTATGGTGGGGCTGATCTTTTATGTCCTGAAAAATTATGGGATCCTCCCGTCCAATATCTTTAGCAACTACGCCCTTTATATAGGCTCTTCGGTGGAAGCGATCCTCCTGTCCATCGCCCTGGCGGATAAAATCAACGTCCTTACCCGGGAAAAAGAAGCCTCCCAGGCCAAAGCCCTGGAGGCATCCAGGGAAAACGAACGCCTGGTCCGGGAGCAAAACGTCATCCTGGAGGCCAAGGTCCACGAACGGACCAAAGAGCTGGAAAAAAGCAACGACGACCTGAACGGGGCCCTGGACCACCTCAAGGCGACCCAGTCGCAACTGGTCGAATCCGAAAAGATGGCCAGCCTTGGTGTGCTGACCGCCGGTATCGCCCACGAGATCAACAACCCCATCAATTTCGTCAAGTCGAACATCAAACCCCTGCAGCTCGACATCCGCGACCTGTGGGAGATCATCGGCCAATACGAGAACCTGGACCTCAAGGGAGACCTGGAGGACCAGATCGCCGAAATCGACGCCTACAAACGCGAAATCGACATTCCCTATATCAAAACCGAAATCGGTACGCTGCTCCAGGGCATCGAGGACGGCGCCACCCGGACCGCCGAGATCGTCAAGGGGCTCCGGACCTTTAGCCGGCTTGACGAAACCGAACTTAAAAAGGTAAGCCTTCACGAAGGCCTGGACTCCACCCTGGTCCTTTTGAAAAGCACCACCCCCGGGAACATCCAGGTCGTCCGACACTACGAGGCCATCCCCAACGTAGAGTGTTTTCCCGGCAAGCTCAACCAGGTATTTATGAACATCATGAGCAATGCCCTCTATGCCATGGACAAAAAACACTCCGGGCAAACCGAATACCTGACCGTATCCACGGCCATGTACGACGCCGAACAGGTCCAGGTGCGGATAGCCGATACCGGGACCGGTATGCCCGACGAGGTGCGGGAAAAGATTTTCGATCCATTTTTTACGACAAAAGAGATCGGGGAGGGCACCGGTCTCGGATTATCCATCGTGTTCAGTATTATTGAGAAACATAAAGGCAGGATCGTCGTACATTCGACCCTGGGTAAGGGGACCGAATTCCAAATCATCCTCCCCATCGTTCACCCTGTAAATTGA
- a CDS encoding response regulator: protein MKTEVKPTVLYVDDEQNNLLSFKATFRRQFNILTAESAVEARRILSGQSVHILISDQRMPQMTGIEFFASILEEYPDPIRILLTGYADIQAVIDAINLGQVFRYCTKPWNEGEITRHLEEAYELYELRAQNKELTEQLVDNNTKMEFLLRQQLLS from the coding sequence ATGAAGACAGAAGTGAAGCCCACAGTATTGTATGTCGATGATGAACAAAACAACCTCCTGTCGTTCAAAGCGACATTCCGGCGGCAGTTCAACATCCTTACAGCTGAATCCGCGGTAGAGGCAAGGCGGATCCTTTCCGGGCAAAGTGTGCACATCCTCATCTCCGATCAGCGCATGCCGCAGATGACCGGAATCGAGTTTTTCGCCTCCATTCTCGAAGAATATCCGGACCCCATCCGGATCCTGCTCACCGGCTATGCAGACATCCAGGCCGTCATTGACGCCATCAACCTCGGCCAGGTATTCCGCTACTGTACAAAGCCCTGGAACGAGGGGGAGATCACCCGCCACCTCGAAGAAGCCTACGAGCTATACGAGCTCCGGGCCCAGAACAAAGAGCTGACCGAGCAGCTGGTAGACAACAATACCAAAATGGAATTTTTGCTGAGACAACAGTTATTGTCCTAG
- a CDS encoding putative sugar nucleotidyl transferase: MQVVLFEPSHQEDLYPFTRTRPVSALRKGIMTIRETWERIIGDALRKNTEAPFGERVRALNEMNALDVAATAALDFGAAAASDFAAAEGPVLFLNAALMPDPDVWAQVVALKKGEAFYDGDTPLAYYAGDKNPVRRSLGDEDARRRTTGGDDPQRRAPGGEGTQRRMLSAARVLRYPWELVHWNDRSLRIDFDLLTAGRTSQPVPPGNHVVNPDDIFLEEGAKVSFSVLNASTGPIYIGKNAEVMDGCLLRGPIALCEGSTLKMGGRTYGATTLGPYSAAGGEVKNVIMIGYSNKNHDGYLGDSLIGEWCNLGGGTSCSNVRNNAQPVKVWNPAKGRAEVAGLKAGLFMGDYSRCAIQTGFNTGAVVGVCCNVFGGNVSGYLPDFSWGLDGTRYDWEKALRDIDNWKKLKGRHLTPDEIQILQPIFAAV; this comes from the coding sequence ATGCAGGTTGTCCTTTTCGAACCTTCCCACCAGGAAGATTTATATCCCTTTACACGCACCCGCCCCGTAAGTGCCCTTCGTAAGGGTATCATGACCATCCGGGAAACCTGGGAAAGGATCATCGGGGATGCGCTCCGTAAAAATACGGAAGCGCCGTTCGGCGAACGCGTGCGCGCGCTGAACGAAATGAACGCGCTCGATGTTGCCGCGACCGCCGCCCTTGATTTTGGCGCGGCCGCCGCCTCCGACTTTGCCGCCGCCGAAGGCCCCGTTCTTTTTTTAAACGCTGCCCTCATGCCCGACCCCGACGTCTGGGCACAAGTCGTTGCCCTGAAAAAGGGCGAAGCCTTTTATGACGGCGACACTCCTTTGGCTTACTACGCCGGCGACAAGAACCCGGTGCGCCGCAGCTTGGGCGACGAGGACGCGCGACGGCGCACGACCGGAGGCGATGATCCGCAGCGCCGCGCGCCAGGCGGCGAGGGCACGCAGCGTCGCATGTTGAGCGCTGCCCGCGTCCTCCGCTACCCCTGGGAGCTCGTCCACTGGAACGACCGCTCCCTGCGCATCGACTTCGACCTACTAACGGCCGGGCGTACCTCCCAACCGGTCCCCCCGGGGAACCATGTTGTCAACCCGGACGATATCTTTTTGGAGGAAGGCGCCAAGGTATCCTTCTCCGTATTAAATGCGTCCACCGGTCCGATCTATATTGGGAAAAATGCAGAAGTCATGGATGGTTGCCTCCTAAGGGGACCCATTGCCCTTTGCGAGGGATCGACGTTAAAGATGGGGGGGCGAACATATGGAGCCACCACGCTGGGTCCGTACTCCGCAGCCGGCGGGGAAGTGAAGAATGTGATCATGATTGGCTACAGCAACAAAAATCACGACGGCTACCTGGGCGACTCCCTTATCGGAGAATGGTGCAACCTCGGCGGGGGCACCTCCTGTTCCAACGTCCGGAACAACGCACAACCCGTCAAGGTCTGGAACCCCGCGAAGGGTAGGGCGGAGGTTGCCGGGTTAAAGGCCGGGCTTTTTATGGGGGACTATTCCCGTTGCGCGATCCAGACGGGGTTTAATACCGGGGCCGTGGTCGGGGTGTGCTGCAATGTCTTTGGCGGAAACGTCTCCGGCTATCTTCCCGACTTCAGCTGGGGCCTCGACGGCACCCGTTATGACTGGGAAAAGGCACTCCGGGACATCGACAACTGGAAAAAACTAAAGGGCCGGCACCTGACGCCTGACGAAATACAGATTTTACAACCTATTTTTGCGGCCGTATGA
- the tpiA gene encoding triose-phosphate isomerase codes for MRKQIAAANWKMNLTLGQAEKLLDEVLAIDWTPKAHQEVVFAVPAPYLYPALTKLRATGRTQVHISSQNAYSEKSGAYTGETSAEMLQSIGVTHVILGHSERREYFGETDHVLAKKLDIALAHGLTPIFCCGEPLTVREAGTQNAFVAKQIEHSLFHLDDAQLRKVVIAYEPIWAIGTGKTATSAQAQEMHAFLRSVLAKKYGATADHISILYGGSVKAANAAEIFACPDVDGGLVGGASLIAKEFEAIIRALK; via the coding sequence ATGAGAAAACAGATCGCCGCCGCCAATTGGAAGATGAACCTGACGCTGGGACAAGCAGAAAAACTGCTGGATGAGGTCCTGGCCATCGACTGGACCCCCAAAGCCCACCAGGAAGTGGTCTTTGCCGTTCCCGCCCCCTACCTGTACCCGGCCCTCACCAAGCTCCGGGCAACCGGACGGACACAAGTCCACATCAGCTCCCAAAACGCCTATTCCGAGAAATCCGGGGCCTATACCGGGGAGACCTCCGCGGAAATGCTCCAGTCCATCGGGGTCACCCACGTCATCCTCGGCCACTCCGAGCGCCGTGAGTATTTTGGAGAAACCGATCATGTCCTCGCCAAAAAGCTGGACATCGCCCTCGCCCACGGCCTGACCCCCATCTTTTGCTGCGGTGAACCCCTCACCGTCCGCGAGGCAGGCACCCAAAATGCTTTTGTGGCCAAACAGATCGAGCACAGCCTTTTCCACCTGGACGACGCCCAACTGCGAAAAGTCGTCATTGCCTATGAACCCATCTGGGCCATCGGCACCGGGAAAACCGCCACGTCCGCGCAAGCCCAGGAAATGCACGCCTTTTTGCGTTCCGTCCTTGCCAAAAAATACGGCGCAACCGCCGACCACATCTCCATATTATACGGGGGAAGCGTCAAGGCCGCCAATGCTGCCGAAATCTTCGCCTGTCCCGACGTCGACGGTGGTTTGGTAGGCGGCGCCAGCCTTATCGCCAAGGAATTCGAGGCCATTATCCGCGCACTCAAATAA
- the miaE gene encoding tRNA-(ms[2]io[6]A)-hydroxylase has translation MEKSVLGLHLPTDPRWVDLAGKTLEDILTDHAYCEQKAATSCISLIQRYSDREVLVNEVAPIVTEEWGHFRLVLAELQRRGLRLGRQRKDEYVNALMAFEVKGGAEEDKLLDKLLLCALIEARSCERFKRLSEGLDDEYLRQFYRRFMESEAGHYTLFIDLALTYIPEDKVRRRWKEWLAHEAAVMETLEVRGDRMH, from the coding sequence ATGGAAAAAAGCGTATTAGGCCTACACCTGCCGACGGATCCCCGCTGGGTGGACCTGGCGGGCAAGACCCTGGAAGATATCCTGACCGATCATGCCTATTGCGAACAAAAGGCGGCCACGAGCTGTATTTCGCTCATCCAGCGGTATTCGGACCGGGAAGTGCTTGTCAACGAAGTGGCGCCCATCGTCACCGAGGAGTGGGGCCACTTCCGGTTGGTCCTCGCAGAGCTGCAACGCCGGGGGCTGCGGTTGGGGCGTCAGCGCAAAGACGAATACGTGAACGCCCTGATGGCCTTCGAGGTCAAGGGAGGAGCCGAAGAGGACAAATTGCTGGACAAATTACTGTTGTGCGCCCTGATCGAGGCACGGAGCTGCGAACGCTTCAAACGCCTGAGCGAGGGGTTGGACGACGAGTACCTGCGCCAGTTTTACCGGCGCTTTATGGAAAGCGAGGCGGGGCACTATACGCTTTTTATCGACCTGGCGCTCACCTATATCCCGGAGGACAAGGTGCGCCGCCGGTGGAAAGAGTGGCTGGCCCACGAGGCCGCCGTCATGGAGACGCTAGAGGTGCGGGGCGACCGCATGCACTAG
- a CDS encoding aminotransferase class I/II-fold pyridoxal phosphate-dependent enzyme → MLPLPLQKKMEARAAQGALRELKLSAPSVDFCSNDYLGIARGHLLAHDPVLSGGSTGSRLLAGNYPLLSIVEGEIAAFHEAEAALMYNSGYDANVGLLSSILQKEDTILYDSLSHASIRDGIRLSFARAYSFQHNDMADLERLLQKVTGADGPRGAVYVVTETLFSMDGDCCPLDELDALCRRYDAWLIVDEAHATGVIGERGEGLVQKKHRCFARVHTFGKALGCHGAVVLGSADLKQYLVNFSRSLIYTTALPPVAADLVRKSYGVFPGMTAERAHLHALAAHFQAMDLPYARLKSATPIQAVIVPGNDEVRRVAAALQTSGLDVRPIQYPTVPQGTERLRIVLHAYNSVEEVELLGRLLKN, encoded by the coding sequence ATGTTACCCCTTCCTCTTCAGAAAAAAATGGAGGCCCGCGCCGCCCAGGGCGCCCTCCGCGAGTTAAAGCTCAGCGCCCCGTCGGTGGACTTCTGTTCCAACGACTACCTGGGGATCGCCCGGGGACACCTCCTCGCCCACGACCCGGTGCTGTCGGGCGGAAGCACCGGCAGCCGCCTCCTGGCGGGGAACTACCCCTTGCTGTCCATCGTCGAGGGTGAGATCGCCGCTTTTCACGAAGCCGAAGCGGCGCTGATGTACAATTCAGGGTATGACGCCAACGTGGGACTTCTCTCCAGCATCCTTCAAAAGGAGGACACCATATTATACGATAGCCTCTCGCACGCGTCTATCCGGGATGGGATCCGCCTGAGCTTTGCGCGCGCGTATTCCTTCCAGCATAATGATATGGCGGACCTGGAGCGGCTGTTGCAGAAGGTGACCGGCGCGGACGGCCCCCGCGGCGCCGTGTACGTCGTCACGGAGACCCTCTTCTCGATGGACGGCGACTGCTGCCCCCTCGACGAACTGGATGCGCTTTGCCGGCGCTACGACGCCTGGCTGATCGTGGACGAGGCCCACGCCACCGGGGTGATCGGGGAAAGGGGCGAAGGGCTGGTGCAAAAAAAGCACCGCTGTTTCGCGCGGGTCCACACCTTTGGCAAGGCGCTGGGTTGCCATGGGGCCGTTGTCCTGGGGAGCGCCGACCTGAAACAATACCTGGTCAATTTCTCGCGTTCGCTGATCTATACCACGGCCCTGCCGCCGGTGGCCGCGGACCTCGTCCGTAAGTCGTATGGGGTGTTTCCCGGAATGACGGCCGAACGGGCACACCTCCACGCGCTGGCCGCCCACTTCCAGGCAATGGATCTGCCCTATGCCCGTCTGAAAAGCGCGACGCCCATACAGGCGGTGATCGTACCGGGGAACGACGAGGTCCGGCGGGTGGCGGCAGCTTTACAAACGTCCGGGCTGGACGTCCGGCCCATCCAGTATCCCACGGTGCCCCAGGGAACGGAGCGGCTGAGGATCGTGTTGCATGCTTATAATAGCGTGGAAGAGGTGGAATTGCTGGGACGCCTTCTCAAAAATTAA
- a CDS encoding penicillin acylase family protein: MRLWPFITSTLATGLLVVVLDTSFKSLPALGPFFDPQIGFWQNAEAAGTDYAMDLHFQELSAPVKVYLDDKLIPHIFAQSEKDAFFAEGYLHARFRLWQMDFQTRFAAGRLSEILGRYTGTVDLLNRVDRNFRRLGMVYGAEQALKGMEADPVTKAACDAYTEGVNAYMSTLTASTLPLEYKLLGFQPEPWTNLKTALLLKLMSLDLAGAENDFPLTNARSLFSAADFALLYPTTQDSIDPIIPVGTPLYLHKDTPGIRLHLPAHVDTAYMMTKGGPLPYDFWKADRDDGSNNWAVAGSRTASGAPILCNDPHLGLNLPSLWYELQIHTPDMNVYGVSFPGSPAVIIGFNDSCAFGFTNAMRDVRDYYEVQFRDYSRKEYLYNGQWLPTTFRVEDIKVKGAPDFMDTVAYTVWGPVMYDPSYPDPLNTGRYYACRWTAQDSSNELLAFRDLDHAHNYNDYLAAIQNIHTPGQNCLFASTDGDIAIWDQGSFPAKWFRQGDFVMPGTDSTYAWQGTIPQVENPHMVNPARGYVSSANQIPVDVKSYPYYLGGNYPPYRGIAINRELDTMSQATPSEMMNLQTDNYDVFAEMARPLFLKYIDTTAMDPGELDYYHAVRDWNLRNDARETAPSIFHTWWDTLKEAVYGDELAQTTLPLLMPYDETLVEALLKDSTYKFVDDIRTPQTETLRQIATLAWKKAYPVMLQAGTSSTLNWAVFKDTHVEHLLRLDALSDLHLPIGGGTYSINAARPDHGPSWRMVVELSNPIKAYGVYPGGQSGNPGSIFYDNMVMPWAKGQYDTLWVMKPDQQADPRIRWTLNFSKP; encoded by the coding sequence ATGCGTCTATGGCCTTTTATCACCAGCACCTTGGCTACGGGGCTCCTGGTCGTTGTACTCGATACCTCCTTTAAATCGCTGCCGGCGCTGGGGCCGTTTTTCGATCCACAGATCGGATTCTGGCAAAACGCAGAGGCCGCGGGTACGGACTATGCGATGGACCTGCACTTCCAGGAGTTGTCGGCGCCGGTGAAGGTATACCTGGACGACAAGCTGATCCCCCATATTTTTGCCCAAAGTGAAAAGGATGCTTTTTTTGCCGAGGGTTATCTTCACGCGCGTTTCCGGCTTTGGCAAATGGATTTCCAGACGCGTTTTGCCGCGGGACGTTTGTCGGAGATATTGGGGCGTTATACGGGCACCGTTGACCTGCTCAACAGGGTGGACCGGAACTTCAGGCGGCTGGGAATGGTCTATGGGGCGGAACAGGCATTGAAAGGGATGGAAGCCGATCCGGTGACCAAGGCGGCCTGTGACGCGTATACCGAAGGGGTGAATGCCTATATGTCTACGCTTACCGCAAGCACCCTTCCCCTCGAATATAAATTGCTCGGTTTTCAACCGGAACCGTGGACAAACCTCAAAACGGCTTTGTTGCTCAAGTTGATGTCGCTGGACCTGGCGGGTGCGGAGAACGACTTCCCGCTGACCAACGCCCGGAGCCTGTTTAGCGCGGCGGATTTCGCGCTGTTGTATCCCACCACCCAGGATTCCATAGACCCCATTATCCCGGTGGGCACGCCCTTGTACCTGCACAAGGATACGCCGGGGATCCGCCTGCACCTGCCGGCCCACGTGGATACCGCGTATATGATGACCAAGGGGGGACCGCTGCCCTATGACTTCTGGAAAGCGGACCGGGACGACGGTTCGAACAATTGGGCCGTGGCAGGTTCCCGGACGGCGAGCGGGGCGCCCATCCTTTGTAACGACCCCCACCTGGGGCTGAACCTGCCGTCGCTTTGGTACGAGCTGCAGATCCATACACCGGATATGAATGTCTACGGGGTATCCTTTCCTGGCTCGCCGGCGGTGATCATCGGGTTTAACGACTCCTGCGCCTTTGGCTTTACCAACGCCATGCGGGACGTCCGCGACTATTACGAAGTACAATTCAGGGATTATTCGCGCAAGGAATATTTATACAACGGCCAGTGGCTGCCCACCACCTTCCGGGTCGAGGACATCAAGGTGAAAGGCGCGCCTGACTTTATGGATACGGTGGCGTATACCGTCTGGGGGCCTGTCATGTACGACCCTTCATACCCGGACCCGCTCAACACGGGCCGGTATTATGCCTGCCGATGGACCGCACAGGATTCGAGCAACGAGCTCCTGGCCTTCCGCGACCTGGACCATGCGCATAACTATAACGACTACCTGGCGGCGATCCAAAACATCCACACGCCGGGGCAAAACTGTTTATTCGCCAGCACCGACGGGGACATTGCCATTTGGGACCAGGGGTCGTTCCCGGCCAAATGGTTCCGGCAGGGAGACTTTGTGATGCCGGGTACGGATTCTACCTACGCCTGGCAGGGGACCATTCCCCAGGTGGAGAACCCGCACATGGTCAACCCCGCCAGGGGCTATGTCTCCAGCGCCAACCAGATACCCGTCGACGTCAAATCTTATCCCTACTACCTGGGAGGAAACTATCCGCCCTATCGCGGGATCGCGATCAACCGGGAGCTGGATACCATGTCCCAGGCGACGCCGTCCGAAATGATGAACCTCCAGACCGACAACTATGATGTGTTTGCAGAAATGGCGCGGCCCCTTTTCCTGAAATACATCGATACCACGGCCATGGATCCCGGGGAGCTGGACTATTATCACGCCGTCAGGGATTGGAACCTGCGCAACGACGCCAGGGAAACGGCGCCCAGCATTTTCCACACCTGGTGGGACACCCTCAAAGAGGCGGTCTATGGTGACGAACTCGCCCAAACGACCCTGCCGTTGCTGATGCCTTATGATGAGACATTGGTGGAGGCCTTGCTCAAAGATTCCACCTATAAATTTGTGGACGACATCCGCACCCCTCAGACGGAAACGCTCCGGCAGATCGCCACCCTGGCTTGGAAAAAGGCCTATCCCGTGATGCTCCAGGCGGGCACGTCCAGTACCCTGAACTGGGCGGTGTTTAAGGATACCCATGTCGAACACCTGCTCCGCCTGGACGCCTTGAGCGACCTGCACCTGCCCATCGGCGGGGGGACCTACAGTATCAACGCCGCCAGACCGGACCACGGTCCCAGCTGGCGGATGGTGGTCGAACTGAGCAACCCCATCAAGGCCTATGGCGTTTACCCCGGTGGGCAAAGCGGGAACCCGGGGAGCATCTTTTATGACAACATGGTGATGCCCTGGGCAAAAGGCCAATACGATACCCTTTGGGTGATGAAGCCGGATCAACAGGCCGATCCCCGCATCCGCTGGACGCTTAATTTTTCAAAACCCTGA